From Paraburkholderia fungorum, the proteins below share one genomic window:
- a CDS encoding carboxymuconolactone decarboxylase family protein gives MSDQEQSAGKARRTQVMGAPFVDRAMNGLDAFNRPLQEWLNEHAWGSTWLREGIDLKTRSLCTCAMLAALGKSTELKGHVRGAINNGASVVEIREVLLHSAIYAGAPAAVEAFRSAREVLDELGLSIPDEGF, from the coding sequence ATGAGCGATCAGGAACAGAGCGCGGGCAAAGCGCGTCGTACTCAGGTGATGGGAGCGCCCTTCGTTGATCGCGCGATGAATGGACTGGACGCGTTCAATCGACCGCTGCAAGAGTGGCTCAACGAACATGCGTGGGGCAGTACCTGGCTTCGGGAGGGTATTGATCTGAAGACGCGCAGTCTGTGCACGTGTGCGATGCTCGCGGCGCTTGGTAAGAGCACGGAGCTCAAGGGACACGTACGTGGCGCGATTAACAATGGCGCTAGCGTCGTCGAGATTCGCGAGGTACTGCTGCATAGCGCGATCTACGCAGGCGCGCCCGCGGCGGTGGAAGCGTTTCGAAGTGCGCGCGAAGTTCTTGATGAACTCGGACTTTCTATTCCCGACGAAGGTTTTTAG
- a CDS encoding DUF3455 domain-containing protein produces MPSNRLSLIFAAVAGSLLAACTTTSSSPVAASIDPPQAERVMSLAASGVQTYSCEFDTQHRLGWVFKSPQAILFDTSGHAAVRHGAGPSWEAEDGSRIQGRVLAQQPSATPASIPQLLLETHSTAGSGTLSAIRYVQRVHTVGGLTPSASCSTEHQTGSSPYLADYIFYR; encoded by the coding sequence ATGCCCAGCAATCGTTTGTCGCTAATCTTCGCTGCCGTCGCCGGGTCGTTGCTGGCAGCATGCACGACAACATCGTCATCACCCGTCGCTGCTTCCATCGATCCACCTCAAGCCGAACGCGTGATGAGCCTGGCGGCATCCGGCGTGCAAACGTACTCATGCGAGTTCGACACTCAGCATCGCCTGGGATGGGTATTCAAAAGCCCGCAAGCAATCCTGTTCGACACAAGCGGGCATGCGGCCGTCCGCCATGGTGCGGGGCCGTCCTGGGAAGCGGAAGACGGAAGCCGGATTCAGGGGCGCGTACTCGCACAGCAGCCCAGCGCCACCCCGGCAAGCATCCCGCAGCTCCTGCTGGAGACGCATAGCACGGCCGGCAGCGGCACGCTTTCAGCGATCCGCTATGTCCAGCGCGTGCATACGGTCGGCGGGCTGACGCCTTCGGCTTCATGTTCGACGGAACACCAAACCGGAAGCTCGCCTTATCTCGCCGACTACATTTTCTACCGATAA
- the hmpA gene encoding NO-inducible flavohemoprotein, translated as MLTAEHRAIIKATVPLLESGGEALTTHFYKMLMSEHPEVRPLFNQANQASGAQPRALANGVLMYARHIDQLEQLGGLVSQIINKHVALNIQPEHYPVVGQCLLRSIREVLGAEIATDAVIEAWAAAYQQLADLLIGLEEKMYSEREAAPGGWRGTRVFRVARKVRESEEIMSFYLRPDDNGELLAFYPGQYIGVRLMIDGEEVRRNYSLSAMANGHEYRISVKREPNGKVSNYLHERVNENDAVELFAPAGDFKLEPNDKPLVLISGGVGITPTLAMLQAALKTNRAVHFIHAARHGGVHAFRDAIDALAAHHPQLKRFYCYEQHRTGDANAHGVGYIDEKRLGEWLPETRDVDVYYLGPIAFMKAIKKHLKAIGVPESQSRYEFFGPASALE; from the coding sequence ATGCTCACCGCCGAACACCGCGCCATCATCAAAGCCACGGTTCCCCTCCTCGAAAGCGGGGGCGAAGCGCTGACCACGCATTTCTACAAGATGCTCATGAGTGAACATCCCGAAGTGCGTCCTCTGTTCAATCAGGCCAATCAGGCCAGCGGCGCGCAACCGCGCGCGTTGGCCAACGGCGTGCTGATGTACGCGCGCCATATCGATCAACTCGAACAGCTTGGCGGACTCGTCTCGCAGATTATCAACAAGCATGTCGCGCTGAATATCCAGCCGGAGCATTATCCGGTCGTCGGACAGTGTCTGCTGAGATCGATCCGCGAAGTGCTCGGCGCGGAAATCGCGACGGATGCGGTGATCGAAGCGTGGGCCGCTGCTTATCAGCAACTCGCCGATTTACTGATCGGACTCGAAGAGAAGATGTATTCGGAGCGAGAAGCAGCGCCGGGCGGATGGCGTGGTACGCGGGTTTTCCGCGTCGCGCGAAAAGTGCGGGAAAGCGAAGAGATCATGTCGTTTTATTTGCGTCCGGACGACAACGGCGAGTTGCTGGCGTTTTATCCGGGGCAATATATCGGCGTACGGTTAATGATCGACGGCGAAGAAGTGCGGCGCAATTATTCGCTCTCGGCAATGGCAAATGGTCACGAGTACCGCATTAGCGTGAAGCGCGAACCGAACGGGAAAGTCTCGAACTATCTGCATGAGCGCGTTAATGAAAACGATGCGGTCGAACTGTTTGCGCCGGCCGGTGATTTTAAACTCGAACCTAACGATAAGCCGCTGGTGCTGATTAGCGGCGGCGTCGGTATTACGCCGACTCTCGCTATGCTTCAAGCTGCGCTGAAAACCAATCGCGCCGTGCATTTTATTCACGCGGCCCGTCATGGCGGCGTGCATGCCTTTCGCGATGCGATTGACGCGTTGGCCGCGCATCATCCGCAATTGAAGCGCTTCTATTGCTATGAACAGCACCGCACAGGCGATGCAAATGCGCACGGTGTCGGCTATATCGACGAGAAGAGATTGGGAGAATGGTTGCCGGAAACGCGTGACGTCGATGTGTATTATCTCGGGCCGATTGCTTTCATGAAGGCTATCAAAAAGCACCTCAAGGCGATTGGCGTGCCGGAATCGCAAAGCCGGTATGAGTTTTTTGGACCGGCTTCAGCGCTTGAATAG
- the norR gene encoding nitric oxide reductase transcriptional regulator NorR, producing MVDSTLVKETSKAVSLTAEALLDALTPLILDLSRELSDRERYRRLLSSLRTLFPGDAAALLRLEGDTLVPLAIDGLSSDTLGRRFRVGDHPRFAQLLSRAEPTRFAADSDLPDPYDGLVQGVAGKLHVHDCLGCPLFIRGQPWGLLTLDALDPARFDSLDMASFRAFLSLAAATVSVVERIDTLARTGEEERRRAEAYRQASSGTHRELIGSSDAQSQLVKEIEVVAGSDLTVLITGETGVGKELVANAIHALSSRANKPLISLNCAALPDTLVESELFGHVRGAFSGASADRRGKFELADGGTIFLDEVGELPLVAQAKLLRVLQNGQLQRIGSDSEHKVDVRLIAATNRDLAEEVRAGRFRADFYHRLSVYPLRVPPLRERGRDVLLLAGYFLEENRSRLGLLSLRLAADAQAALLRYSWPGNVRELEHLIGRSALKALAANRERRRILTLTAADFALSDASALISASAQETAAADGAQNVSKDFRSAVTEFERNMVLDTLARHNQNWAAVARELGLDRANLNRLAKRLGLK from the coding sequence ATGGTCGATTCGACCCTGGTCAAAGAGACCAGTAAGGCAGTCAGTTTGACTGCAGAAGCGCTGCTGGATGCTCTCACGCCGCTGATCCTCGACCTGTCGCGCGAGTTGTCCGATCGCGAGCGCTATCGCCGCTTGCTCAGCAGTCTGCGTACGCTGTTTCCCGGCGATGCCGCCGCGTTATTGCGTCTGGAGGGCGACACGCTGGTGCCGCTCGCTATCGACGGCTTGAGCAGCGACACGCTCGGCCGGCGTTTTCGCGTCGGCGATCATCCGCGTTTCGCGCAGCTTTTATCGCGCGCCGAACCCACCCGTTTCGCCGCCGATTCCGATTTGCCCGATCCCTACGACGGCCTCGTGCAAGGTGTCGCCGGCAAACTTCATGTTCACGATTGCCTCGGCTGTCCGCTGTTTATTCGTGGACAACCGTGGGGCCTGCTCACGCTCGACGCACTGGACCCGGCGCGTTTCGATTCGCTCGACATGGCCTCGTTTCGCGCCTTCCTCAGCCTGGCGGCCGCGACCGTCAGCGTCGTGGAGCGCATCGACACGCTCGCGCGCACCGGCGAGGAGGAGCGTCGCCGCGCCGAAGCGTATCGCCAGGCGAGCAGCGGCACGCATCGTGAGTTGATCGGCAGCAGCGATGCTCAAAGTCAGCTGGTCAAGGAAATCGAGGTCGTCGCGGGCAGCGATCTGACCGTGCTGATTACCGGCGAGACGGGCGTCGGCAAGGAGCTTGTGGCCAACGCGATTCACGCGTTGTCGTCGCGCGCGAACAAGCCGTTGATCAGCCTGAACTGCGCGGCATTGCCGGATACGCTGGTCGAGAGCGAACTTTTCGGCCACGTGCGCGGCGCGTTTTCTGGAGCGTCGGCGGATCGGCGCGGCAAATTCGAACTCGCGGATGGCGGCACGATCTTCCTCGATGAAGTCGGTGAGTTGCCGCTCGTCGCGCAGGCAAAACTGCTGCGGGTTCTGCAGAACGGACAACTGCAACGGATCGGCTCCGATAGCGAACACAAGGTCGATGTCAGGCTGATCGCCGCAACGAATCGCGATCTCGCGGAAGAGGTGCGCGCGGGCCGGTTTCGTGCGGACTTTTATCATCGGCTGAGTGTTTATCCGCTACGTGTGCCGCCGTTGCGCGAACGCGGCCGCGATGTGTTGCTGCTGGCCGGGTATTTCCTCGAAGAAAATCGCTCGCGGCTTGGGCTGTTGAGCCTTCGTCTCGCGGCAGATGCGCAGGCTGCGTTGCTGCGCTATTCATGGCCGGGAAATGTGCGTGAACTCGAGCATCTGATCGGCCGCAGCGCGCTCAAGGCACTCGCCGCGAATCGCGAACGCCGGCGCATTCTGACTTTGACCGCCGCCGACTTTGCGTTGTCCGATGCATCGGCATTGATATCGGCGTCGGCTCAGGAAACAGCGGCGGCTGACGGAGCGCAGAACGTGTCGAAGGATTTTCGCAGCGCAGTGACGGAATTCGAGCGAAACATGGTTCTCGATACGCTGGCGCGTCACAACCAGAATTGGGCTGCAGTGGCGCGCGAGCTAG